From Vitis vinifera cultivar Pinot Noir 40024 chromosome 5, ASM3070453v1, the proteins below share one genomic window:
- the LOC100245923 gene encoding pyruvate dehydrogenase (acetyl-transferring) kinase, mitochondrial isoform X1: protein MAVKKLCESYSKSFRGEVQRWGCMKQTGVSLRYMMEFGSRPTEKNLLISAQFLHKELPIRIARRAIELESLPYGLSEKPAVLEVRDWYLDSYRDLRAFPEIKDKNDELEFTQMIKMIKVRHNNVVPTMALGVQQLKKGINVKIVYEDLDEIHQFLDRFYMSRIGIRMLIGQHVELHNPNPAPDCVGYIHTKMSPVEVARSASEDARSICLREYGSAPDISIYGDPNFTFPYVPTHLHLMVFELVKNSLRAVQEQFMDSDKVAPPVRIIVADGIEDVTIKVSDEGGGIPRSGLPKIFTYLYSTAKNPLDEQSDIGSSGGLTMAGYGYGLPISRLYARYFGGDLQIISMEGYGTDAYLHLSRLGDSQEPLP from the exons ATGGCGGTTAAGAAACTGTGCGAGTCCTACTCAAAGAGTTTCAGAGGTGAGGTACAGAGATGGGGTTGTATGAAGCAGACTGGTGTGAGTTTGAGGTACATGATGGAGTTTGGGTCCAGACCCACTGAGAAAAATCTGCTTATCTCTGCTCAATTTCTTCACAAAGAACTCCCCATAAGAATCGCCAGGAGAGCCATTGAGCTCGAGAGCCTACCCTATGGCTTATCTGAAAAGCCTGCTGTTTTGGAG GTGAGGGACTGGTATTTGGACTCTTACCGTGACCTTCGGGCCTTTCCGGAGATCAAggataaaaatgatgaattgGAATTCACGCAAATGATTAAGATGATTAAAGTGAGACACAACAATGTGGTTCCCACAATGGCTTTGGGTGTTCAACAGTTGAAGAAAGGCATTAATGTGAAGATTGTTTATGAGGATCTGGATGAGATTCATCAATTTTTAGATCGTTTCTACATGTCAAGGATTGGAATTCGCATGCTTATTG GGCAGCACGTAGAGCTGCATAATCCAAACCCAGCTCCAGATTGTGTGGGTTATATACACACAAAAATGTCTCCTGTGGAGGTAGCACGAAGTGCCAGTGAGGATGCCCGCTCTATTTGCTTACGAGAGTATGGCAGTGCACCGGATATTAGTATATATGGGGATCCCAATTTTACATTCCC TTATGTTCCAACACACTTGCATCTCATGGTATTTGAGTTGGTTAAAAACTCCTTGCGTGCTGTCCAAGAGCAGTTTATGGACTCTGACAAAGTTGCACCTCCTGTTCGAATAATAGTTGCTGATGGAATAGAGGATGTTACTATTAAG GTCTCAGATGAAGGGGGTGGAATCCCAAGAAGTGGCCTCCCTAAAATCTTTACATATCTTTATAGTACTGCAAAGAACCCGCTGGATGAGCAGTCAGATATTGGGTCATCTGGTGGGTTAACAATGGCTGGATATGGATATGGGCTTCCAATCAGTCGCTTATATGCGCGATATTTTGGCGGGGATCTGCAAATTATCTCCATGGAGGGATATG GGACTGACGCATATCTGCATCTGTCTCGATTGGGGGATTCACAAGAACCCCTCCCATGA
- the LOC100245923 gene encoding pyruvate dehydrogenase (acetyl-transferring) kinase, mitochondrial isoform X2, giving the protein MAVKKLCESYSKSFRGEVQRWGCMKQTGVSLRYMMEFGSRPTEKNLLISAQFLHKELPIRIARRAIELESLPYGLSEKPAVLEVRDWYLDSYRDLRAFPEIKDKNDELEFTQMIKMIKVRHNNVVPTMALGVQQLKKGINVKIVYEDLDEIHQFLDRFYMSRIGIRMLIGQHVELHNPNPAPDCVGYIHTKMSPVEVARSASEDARSICLREYGSAPDISIYGDPNFTFPYVPTHLHLMVFELVKNSLRAVQEQFMDSDKVAPPVRIIVADGIEDVTIKVSDEGGGIPRSGLPKIFTYLYSTAKNPLDEQSDIGSSGGLTMAGYGYGLPISRLYARYFGGDLQIISMEGYGVFFKEYKIEG; this is encoded by the exons ATGGCGGTTAAGAAACTGTGCGAGTCCTACTCAAAGAGTTTCAGAGGTGAGGTACAGAGATGGGGTTGTATGAAGCAGACTGGTGTGAGTTTGAGGTACATGATGGAGTTTGGGTCCAGACCCACTGAGAAAAATCTGCTTATCTCTGCTCAATTTCTTCACAAAGAACTCCCCATAAGAATCGCCAGGAGAGCCATTGAGCTCGAGAGCCTACCCTATGGCTTATCTGAAAAGCCTGCTGTTTTGGAG GTGAGGGACTGGTATTTGGACTCTTACCGTGACCTTCGGGCCTTTCCGGAGATCAAggataaaaatgatgaattgGAATTCACGCAAATGATTAAGATGATTAAAGTGAGACACAACAATGTGGTTCCCACAATGGCTTTGGGTGTTCAACAGTTGAAGAAAGGCATTAATGTGAAGATTGTTTATGAGGATCTGGATGAGATTCATCAATTTTTAGATCGTTTCTACATGTCAAGGATTGGAATTCGCATGCTTATTG GGCAGCACGTAGAGCTGCATAATCCAAACCCAGCTCCAGATTGTGTGGGTTATATACACACAAAAATGTCTCCTGTGGAGGTAGCACGAAGTGCCAGTGAGGATGCCCGCTCTATTTGCTTACGAGAGTATGGCAGTGCACCGGATATTAGTATATATGGGGATCCCAATTTTACATTCCC TTATGTTCCAACACACTTGCATCTCATGGTATTTGAGTTGGTTAAAAACTCCTTGCGTGCTGTCCAAGAGCAGTTTATGGACTCTGACAAAGTTGCACCTCCTGTTCGAATAATAGTTGCTGATGGAATAGAGGATGTTACTATTAAG GTCTCAGATGAAGGGGGTGGAATCCCAAGAAGTGGCCTCCCTAAAATCTTTACATATCTTTATAGTACTGCAAAGAACCCGCTGGATGAGCAGTCAGATATTGGGTCATCTGGTGGGTTAACAATGGCTGGATATGGATATGGGCTTCCAATCAGTCGCTTATATGCGCGATATTTTGGCGGGGATCTGCAAATTATCTCCATGGAGGGATATG GAgtgttttttaaagaatataaaatagagGGATAa